A genome region from Purpureocillium takamizusanense chromosome 8, complete sequence includes the following:
- a CDS encoding uncharacterized protein (TransMembrane:4 (i49-70o168-190i231-252o264-297i)) yields the protein MRHGRLCLMAVRFERRRSSRRSERDRPRRFSQPGVDYRRVPCTGRHTDTHVRAARQCPQECELTICRFLAAVLTFLAFTLGMVYPVTINSSGKVSLRVAVTGITAVPSPRARFGAWLPTSLKRNATTFSLFFMALAAASTFTLAAWQHLAAACFTGLAEDLAFGAIVGHTGPVAAALAWLSFVCAALCTVLLGLEKGLRSKISKDEVPSMEAPGESRFGDGVESQLGQDATQLDPEEQPPLRNPDSWQQAPSIPLYHVLQFMGYTPTGRRGEWETRQQNTAAWVRRGEMSHGFAETIVEGEDE from the coding sequence ATGCGCCACGGCAGACTATGTCTCATGGCTGTGCGATtcgagcgccgccgatcTAGCAGGCGCTCTGAACGCGACCGGCCACGCCGATTCTCTCAACCTGGTGTGGACTACAGACGAGTTCCGTGCACAGGCCGTCACACCGATACTCACGTTAGAGCTGCCAGACAGTGTCCTCAAGAATGCGAATTGACAATATGCAGGTtcctggccgccgtcctcaCCTTCTTGGCCTTCACGCTTGGCATGGTGTACCCCGTGACAATCAATAGCTCGGGCAAGGTCTCGCTGCGCGTAGCCGTGACGGGCATCACCGCTGTTCCTAGTCCGAGGGCCCGCTTCGGGGCCTGGCTCCCTACCTCGCTGAAGAGGAACGCTACGACGTTTTCACTCTTCTTCATGGCACTCGCCGCGGCCTCAACATTCACTCTTGCGGCGTGGCAGCACCTCGCGGCCGCGTGCTTCACGGGATTGGCCGAAGACCTTGCCTTTGGCGCGATAGTCGGCCACACAGGCCCAGTCGCCGCGGCTTTGGCTTGGCTGAGCTTCGTCTGCGCCGCTCTCTGTACAGTCTTGCTGGGCTTGGAGAAGGGTCTTCGTTCCAAGATCTCCAAAGATGAGGTTCCCTCGATGGAGGCACCAGGCGAGAGTCGgttcggcgacggcgtcgaatcgcagctcggccaggaTGCAACGCAGCTCGATCCGGAAGAACAGCCGCCGCTCAGGAATCCAGATTCCTGGCAGCAGGCGCCAAGCATCCCTCTGTATCATGTTCTTCAGTTTATGGGATATACGCCGACTGGGAGAAGAGGCGAATGGGAGACGCGACAGCAGAACACTGCGGCTTGGGTCAGGCGTGGTGAGATGTCTCATGGCTTTGCGGAAACGATAGTtgagggcgaagacgagtGA
- a CDS encoding uncharacterized protein (COG:S~TransMembrane:1 (i144-165o)~EggNog:ENOG503NZZ8), translated as MLRATTPSTHQPPPRATAESDASDSAKSQPVHGRSNESVPSSLDHQPATTAAASTGSNSNNDERRIRSEASRVGLEGANSADDNPEAAVVEEKPGSTRRDSDNGTAERSSNRDSTAAPTSSDGIAKPFVVTRVFRFFFRSIPYIGYHHVLMVLLGVIVLVLPLVLAGCTRTGPMQAFRLMSISYAAEAPSPDAAMLNATLGSSMLELSTNETKGAQLVREVQVGYFSICVRLDDEDWECGSNGASVPGRPNIDDALGLIDMGHLFRTKTVSPVLLYVLTVPRMIPLALTTSSASSRYCFALPPLLRCLPFPAGTKRRTRAAVSARSSLSRRER; from the exons ATGCtgcgagcgacgacgccgagcaccCATCAACCTCCACCAAGAGCCACGGCAGAAAGCGACGCTTCCGACAGCGCCAAGTCGCAACCGGTACATGGTCGCTCCAATGAGTCTGTTCCGAGTAGCCTGGACCATCAGCCCGCGAccacggcagcggcttcgACTGGCTCCAACTCGAACAATGATGAGCGCAGGATTCGCTCTGAAGCTTCGCGCGTAGGACTCGAGGGAGCCAACAGCGCGGATGACAACCCTGAAGCTGCTGTTGTCGAAGAGAAACCAGGGTCGACTCGTCGAGACAGCGACAATGGAACAGCCGAAAGGTCTTCGAATCGGGATTCcacggcagcgccgacgtcaagCGATGGCATCGCCAAGCCTTTTGTGGTAACAA GGGTGTTCCGCTTTTTCTTTAGGAGCATTCCGTACATTGGTTATCATCACGTCCTAATGGTGTTGCTCGGGGTTatcgtccttgtcctcc CTTTGGTTCTCGCGGGATGTACGAGAACGGGACCCATGCAGGCCTTCCGGCTCATGTCTATATCGTACGCGGCTGAGGCACCGTCACCTGACGCGGCCATGTTAAACGCGACACTGGGGAGCTCGATGCTGGAGCTGTCGACGAACGAGACAAAAGGAGCCCAGCTGGTACGTGAAGTGCAGGTGGGATACTTTTCCATTTGTGTtaggctcgacgacgaggactgGGAGtgcggcagcaacggcgcgTCCGTGCCAGGACGACCGAATATCGACGACGCTCTCGGCCTGATTGATATGGGCCACCTCTTCCGAACCAAGACGGTGTCTCCAGTGCTCTTGTACGTGCTTACCGTCCCCAGAATGATTCCATTGGCCCTTACAACCAGTTCAGCATCATCACGATACTGCTTTGCGCTGCCGCCATTGTTGCGCTGTCTACCTTTCCCGGCTGGCACGAAGAGGAGGACACGGGCGGCAGTCTCCGCGAGGTCAAGCCTTTCCCGTCGCGAGCGATGA
- a CDS encoding uncharacterized protein (COG:S~TransMembrane:4 (i68-88o94-113i125-146o166-194i)~EggNog:ENOG503NZZ8) yields MRESSSGSGSERSSYQVYTATESSEQSQSRPWASVLVGHLAKVNHLRQIFLAASIVLLSLLLAGCTTNLGSVKEIYLLSLSYQDGSPGDSNSSGALSSLFYGRTANASSLREVRSAYFGICATADYVSWLCDSSAADLAGALNATGHADSLNLVWTTDEFRAQAVTPILTFLAAVLTFLAFTLGMVYPVTINSSGKVSLRVAVTGITAVPSPRARFGAWLPTSLKRNATTFSLFFMALAAASTFTLAAWQHLAAACFTGLAEDLAFGAIVGHTGPVAAALAWLSFVCAALCTVLLGLEKGLRSKISKDEVPSMEAPGESRFGDGVESQLGQDATQLDPEEQPPLRNPDSWQQAPSIPLYHVLQFMGYTPTGRRGEWETRQQNTAAWVRRGEMSHGFAETIVEGEDE; encoded by the exons ATGCGTGAATCTTccagcgggagcgggagcgagCGCTCATCGTACCAGGTCTACACGGCCACGGAATCGAGTGAGCAGA GCCAGAGTCGACCTTGGGCGTCTGTGCTTGTAGGACATCTCGCAAAAGTCAATCATCTGCGACAGATTTTTCTGGCCGCCTCGATCGTTTTGCTGA GTCTTCTCCTCGCTGGCTGCACGACCAACCTCGGCTCGGTGAAGGAGATCTACTTGCTCTCCTTGTCCTATCAAGACGGCTCTCCGGGAGATTCGAATAGCTCCGGTGCGCTATCATCGCTGTTCTATGGCCGCACCGCCAACGCGTCCAGCCTCCGAGAGGTCAGGAGCGCCTACTTCGGGATATGCGCCACGGCAGACTATGTCTCATGGCTGTGCGATtcgagcgccgccgatcTAGCAGGCGCTCTGAACGCGACCGGCCACGCCGATTCTCTCAACCTGGTGTGGACTACAGACGAGTTCCGTGCACAGGCCGTCACACCGATACTCAC GTtcctggccgccgtcctcaCCTTCTTGGCCTTCACGCTTGGCATGGTGTACCCCGTGACAATCAATAGCTCGGGCAAGGTCTCGCTGCGCGTAGCCGTGACGGGCATCACCGCTGTTCCTAGTCCGAGGGCCCGCTTCGGGGCCTGGCTCCCTACCTCGCTGAAGAGGAACGCTACGACGTTTTCACTCTTCTTCATGGCACTCGCCGCGGCCTCAACATTCACTCTTGCGGCGTGGCAGCACCTCGCGGCCGCGTGCTTCACGGGATTGGCCGAAGACCTTGCCTTTGGCGCGATAGTCGGCCACACAGGCCCAGTCGCCGCGGCTTTGGCTTGGCTGAGCTTCGTCTGCGCCGCTCTCTGTACAGTCTTGCTGGGCTTGGAGAAGGGTCTTCGTTCCAAGATCTCCAAAGATGAGGTTCCCTCGATGGAGGCACCAGGCGAGAGTCGgttcggcgacggcgtcgaatcgcagctcggccaggaTGCAACGCAGCTCGATCCGGAAGAACAGCCGCCGCTCAGGAATCCAGATTCCTGGCAGCAGGCGCCAAGCATCCCTCTGTATCATGTTCTTCAGTTTATGGGATATACGCCGACTGGGAGAAGAGGCGAATGGGAGACGCGACAGCAGAACACTGCGGCTTGGGTCAGGCGTGGTGAGATGTCTCATGGCTTTGCGGAAACGATAGTtgagggcgaagacgagtGA
- a CDS encoding uncharacterized protein (COG:S~TransMembrane:4 (o145-165i291-313o333-355i391-412o)~EggNog:ENOG503NZZ8) — MLRATTPSTHQPPPRATAESDASDSAKSQPVHGRSNESVPSSLDHQPATTAAASTGSNSNNDERRIRSEASRVGLEGANSADDNPEAAVVEEKPGSTRRDSDNGTAERSSNRDSTAAPTSSDGIAKPFVVTRVFRFFFRSIPYIGYHHVLMVLLGVIVLVLRMTFSHQNSGKGLLTDYSALVLAGCTRTGPMQAFRLMSISYAAEAPSPDAAMLNATLGSSMLELSTNETKGAQLVREVQVGYFSICVRLDDEDWECGSNGASVPGRPNIDDALGLIDMGHLFRTKTVSPVLFIITILLCAAAIVALSTFPGWHEEEDTGGSLREVKPFPSRAMSTFALLCSSLATAVAYVAALWQHTSCAATGMLFEALRYGAVEAHTGMAAVALGWMSVLLCAICGIGMIVMILSIRIVANL; from the exons ATGCtgcgagcgacgacgccgagcaccCATCAACCTCCACCAAGAGCCACGGCAGAAAGCGACGCTTCCGACAGCGCCAAGTCGCAACCGGTACATGGTCGCTCCAATGAGTCTGTTCCGAGTAGCCTGGACCATCAGCCCGCGAccacggcagcggcttcgACTGGCTCCAACTCGAACAATGATGAGCGCAGGATTCGCTCTGAAGCTTCGCGCGTAGGACTCGAGGGAGCCAACAGCGCGGATGACAACCCTGAAGCTGCTGTTGTCGAAGAGAAACCAGGGTCGACTCGTCGAGACAGCGACAATGGAACAGCCGAAAGGTCTTCGAATCGGGATTCcacggcagcgccgacgtcaagCGATGGCATCGCCAAGCCTTTTGTGGTAACAA GGGTGTTCCGCTTTTTCTTTAGGAGCATTCCGTACATTGGTTATCATCACGTCCTAATGGTGTTGCTCGGGGTTatcgtccttgtcctccgTATGACATTCTCGCACCAGAATAGCGGAAAAGGCTTACTGACGGACTATTCAGCTTTGGTTCTCGCGGGATGTACGAGAACGGGACCCATGCAGGCCTTCCGGCTCATGTCTATATCGTACGCGGCTGAGGCACCGTCACCTGACGCGGCCATGTTAAACGCGACACTGGGGAGCTCGATGCTGGAGCTGTCGACGAACGAGACAAAAGGAGCCCAGCTGGTACGTGAAGTGCAGGTGGGATACTTTTCCATTTGTGTtaggctcgacgacgaggactgGGAGtgcggcagcaacggcgcgTCCGTGCCAGGACGACCGAATATCGACGACGCTCTCGGCCTGATTGATATGGGCCACCTCTTCCGAACCAAGACGGTGTCTCCAGTGCTCTT CATCATCACGATACTGCTTTGCGCTGCCGCCATTGTTGCGCTGTCTACCTTTCCCGGCTGGCACGAAGAGGAGGACACGGGCGGCAGTCTCCGCGAGGTCAAGCCTTTCCCGTCGCGAGCGATGAGTACCTTTGCTTTGCTGTGTTCAtcgctggcgacggccgtcGCGTACGTCGCCGCGCTGTGGCAGCACACGTCATGCGCGGCTACGGGGATGCTGTTCGAGGCGCTGCGTtatggcgccgtcgaggcgcacACGGGgatggccgccgtggcgctgggctggatGAGCGTGCTTCTGTGCGCAATTTGTGGGATCGGCATGATTGTGATGATTCTGTCCATAAGAATAGTGGCGAACCTGTGA